Proteins from one Eretmochelys imbricata isolate rEreImb1 chromosome 28, rEreImb1.hap1, whole genome shotgun sequence genomic window:
- the LOC144258300 gene encoding uncharacterized protein LOC144258300 isoform X1 — MGQGSDMAAEEPAQGPVTFEELAVYFTREEGALLDPSQRALSRDVMQETYENVTSLGFPVSRTDVISQLERGEESCVPDLHGSKKKVLPRAAFIGRDLCLDSLGLLSGVRMVSENEEEPQEEEAERVEAHGMLSGRSKGNDSGSCAHPEETKACESQQRPEENFGSQSDLITRERMNLEGTCYTCLECGKSFKGSSDLLRHQRIHTGEKPYGCPECGKHFKQSSHLITHRKIHMGEKPYGCPECGKHFKQSSHLITHWKIHTGEKPYGCPECGKHFKQSSHLITHRKIHTGEKPYGCPECGKHFIDSSSLLSHQRIHTGERPYTCSQCGKSFNRSSNLITHQRIHTGDAPYTCSECGECFRYSSALTTHQRTHTGETPYTCSECGKSFNRSSVLTTHRRIHTGEKPYGCSVCGKRFNRSSYFIIHQRIHTGEKPYGCPECGKHFNQSSALITHQRIHTGERPYTCSECGKRFNRSSTLIRHQKIHMGLICNKCLD, encoded by the exons ATGGGACAAGGGAGCgacatggctgcagaggagccagctcag gggccggtgaccttcgaggagctggctgtgtatttcaccagggaagagggggctctgctggacccctctcagagagccctctccagagacgtcatgcaggagacctatgagaatgtgacctcgctgg ggtttccagtttccagaaCTGATGTGATCTcgcagctggaacgaggggaggaGTCGTGCGTCCCAGACCTTCATGGATCTAAGAAAAAAGTGCTCCCGAGAGCTGCCTTCATAG GCAGAGACTTATGTCTGGATTCTCTCGGTCTCCTGTCAGGTGTTCGGATGGTGAGTGAAAACGAGGAGGAACCCCAGGAGGAAGAGGCTGAGCGAGTAGAAGCCCATGGGATGTTGTCAGGAAGGTCCAAAGGGAATGATTCTGGGAGTTGTGCACACCCAGAAGAAACAAAAGCCTGTGAGAGTCAGcagaggccagaggaaaacttcgGTAGCCAGTCAGACCTTATTACACGTGAGAGAATGAACTTGGAAGGAACATGCTACACATGcctcgagtgtgggaaaagcttcaaaggGAGCTCGGACCTTCtcagacatcagagaatccacacaggtgagaaaccttacggatgccctgagtgtgggaaacacttcaagcagagctcacaccttattacacatcggaaaatccacatgggtgagaaaccttatggatgccctgagtgtgggaaacacttcaagcagagctcacaccttattacacattggaaaatccacacgggtgagaaaccttacggatgccctgagtgtgggaaacacttcaagcagagctcacaccttattacacatcggaaaatccacacgggtgagaaaccttatggatgccctgagtgtgggaagcaCTTCATTGACAGTTCATCCCTCCtctcacatcagcgaatccacacaggggagaggccctacacatgctctcagtgtgggaaaagcttcaatcggagCTCAAACCTGAtcacacatcagcgaatccacacgggagacgcaccctacacatgctctgagtgtggggaATGCTTCCGTTATAGCTCAGCCCTTACCACACATCAGAGAACGCACACAGGAGAGACCCCCTACacgtgctctgagtgcgggaaaagctttaaTCGGAGCTCTGTACTGACCACACATAgaagaatccacacaggtgagaagcCTTATGGATGCTCTGTGTGCGGGAAACGCTTCAATCGGAGCTCATACTTTATCATACATCAGCGAATCCatacgggtgagaaaccttatggatgccctgagtgtgggaaacacttcaatcAAAGCTCAGCCCTTAtcacacatcagcgaatccacacaggggagagaccctacacgtgctctgagtgtgggaaacgcttcaatcggagctcaacccttattagacatcagaaaatccacatgggACTGATCTGTAACAAATGCCTTGACTAG
- the LOC144258300 gene encoding uncharacterized protein LOC144258300 isoform X2, with product MGQGSDMAAEEPAQGPVTFEELAVYFTREEGALLDPSQRALSRDVMQETYENVTSLGFPVSRTDVISQLERGEESCVPDLHGSKKKVLPRAAFIGVRMVSENEEEPQEEEAERVEAHGMLSGRSKGNDSGSCAHPEETKACESQQRPEENFGSQSDLITRERMNLEGTCYTCLECGKSFKGSSDLLRHQRIHTGEKPYGCPECGKHFKQSSHLITHRKIHMGEKPYGCPECGKHFKQSSHLITHWKIHTGEKPYGCPECGKHFKQSSHLITHRKIHTGEKPYGCPECGKHFIDSSSLLSHQRIHTGERPYTCSQCGKSFNRSSNLITHQRIHTGDAPYTCSECGECFRYSSALTTHQRTHTGETPYTCSECGKSFNRSSVLTTHRRIHTGEKPYGCSVCGKRFNRSSYFIIHQRIHTGEKPYGCPECGKHFNQSSALITHQRIHTGERPYTCSECGKRFNRSSTLIRHQKIHMGLICNKCLD from the exons ATGGGACAAGGGAGCgacatggctgcagaggagccagctcag gggccggtgaccttcgaggagctggctgtgtatttcaccagggaagagggggctctgctggacccctctcagagagccctctccagagacgtcatgcaggagacctatgagaatgtgacctcgctgg ggtttccagtttccagaaCTGATGTGATCTcgcagctggaacgaggggaggaGTCGTGCGTCCCAGACCTTCATGGATCTAAGAAAAAAGTGCTCCCGAGAGCTGCCTTCATAG GTGTTCGGATGGTGAGTGAAAACGAGGAGGAACCCCAGGAGGAAGAGGCTGAGCGAGTAGAAGCCCATGGGATGTTGTCAGGAAGGTCCAAAGGGAATGATTCTGGGAGTTGTGCACACCCAGAAGAAACAAAAGCCTGTGAGAGTCAGcagaggccagaggaaaacttcgGTAGCCAGTCAGACCTTATTACACGTGAGAGAATGAACTTGGAAGGAACATGCTACACATGcctcgagtgtgggaaaagcttcaaaggGAGCTCGGACCTTCtcagacatcagagaatccacacaggtgagaaaccttacggatgccctgagtgtgggaaacacttcaagcagagctcacaccttattacacatcggaaaatccacatgggtgagaaaccttatggatgccctgagtgtgggaaacacttcaagcagagctcacaccttattacacattggaaaatccacacgggtgagaaaccttacggatgccctgagtgtgggaaacacttcaagcagagctcacaccttattacacatcggaaaatccacacgggtgagaaaccttatggatgccctgagtgtgggaagcaCTTCATTGACAGTTCATCCCTCCtctcacatcagcgaatccacacaggggagaggccctacacatgctctcagtgtgggaaaagcttcaatcggagCTCAAACCTGAtcacacatcagcgaatccacacgggagacgcaccctacacatgctctgagtgtggggaATGCTTCCGTTATAGCTCAGCCCTTACCACACATCAGAGAACGCACACAGGAGAGACCCCCTACacgtgctctgagtgcgggaaaagctttaaTCGGAGCTCTGTACTGACCACACATAgaagaatccacacaggtgagaagcCTTATGGATGCTCTGTGTGCGGGAAACGCTTCAATCGGAGCTCATACTTTATCATACATCAGCGAATCCatacgggtgagaaaccttatggatgccctgagtgtgggaaacacttcaatcAAAGCTCAGCCCTTAtcacacatcagcgaatccacacaggggagagaccctacacgtgctctgagtgtgggaaacgcttcaatcggagctcaacccttattagacatcagaaaatccacatgggACTGATCTGTAACAAATGCCTTGACTAG